In a single window of the Halobaculum lipolyticum genome:
- a CDS encoding DUF7108 family protein — MAEEHTTDTDGDGAGSTDARGDDAGDDDWDEEVPEGTVDAAERLTRLAREAVDEAEAGAYREDRAERLDEHGFTARVRDEDDTLVLYPEEWVEDGTVQIDRIEDTDRAVEVSLSGPASPDDWQAVEDHNAALVEAVADEYGETHATNARAFADFMSNHYAKPMDEATADEVQEFLAEYFPRNVWPSEEQRDAVEASVRYVFEAAGEPTPV, encoded by the coding sequence ATGGCGGAAGAACACACTACCGACACCGACGGAGACGGAGCGGGATCGACCGACGCGCGCGGCGACGACGCGGGCGACGACGACTGGGACGAGGAGGTGCCCGAGGGGACCGTCGACGCGGCCGAGCGGCTCACACGGCTCGCCCGCGAGGCCGTCGACGAGGCGGAAGCCGGGGCCTACCGCGAGGACCGCGCCGAGCGGCTCGACGAGCACGGCTTCACCGCCCGCGTCCGGGACGAAGACGACACGCTCGTGTTGTACCCCGAGGAGTGGGTCGAGGACGGCACCGTGCAGATCGATCGGATCGAGGACACCGATCGCGCGGTCGAGGTGTCGCTGTCGGGACCGGCCTCGCCGGACGACTGGCAGGCCGTCGAGGACCACAACGCCGCGCTGGTCGAGGCGGTCGCCGACGAGTACGGGGAGACGCACGCGACGAACGCCCGGGCGTTCGCCGACTTCATGAGCAACCACTACGCGAAACCGATGGACGAGGCGACTGCCGACGAGGTACAGGAGTTCCTCGCGGAGTACTTCCCCCGCAACGTGTGGCCGTCGGAAGAACAGCGCGACGCCGTCGAGGCGTCGGTACGGTACGTCTTCGAAGCCGCCGGCGAGCCGACTCCCGTGTAG
- a CDS encoding PadR family transcriptional regulator, whose protein sequence is MSEAQSETEVVSIARDLTAFQQNILVILSEEAMYGLAIKRELESYYDAEVNHGRLYPNLDDLVELDLVEKSELDKRTNQYALTETGRKAVLDRLNWVVGKYVTDDERAADVRGLVDDALDA, encoded by the coding sequence ATGTCAGAGGCACAGTCCGAAACCGAAGTGGTCAGTATCGCACGGGACCTCACCGCGTTCCAACAGAACATCCTCGTCATCCTCTCGGAGGAGGCGATGTACGGGCTCGCGATCAAACGCGAACTCGAGAGCTACTACGACGCCGAGGTCAACCACGGGCGCCTGTACCCCAACCTCGACGACCTCGTCGAGCTGGACCTCGTCGAGAAGAGCGAACTCGACAAGCGGACGAACCAGTACGCGCTCACCGAGACCGGTCGGAAGGCCGTCCTCGACCGCCTGAACTGGGTCGTCGGCAAGTACGTCACCGACGACGAGCGCGCCGCGGACGTCCGCGGCCTCGTCGACGACGCGCTCGACGCGTAA
- a CDS encoding inorganic diphosphatase: protein MTNLWEDLETGPNAPEEIYAVVECLKGERNKYEYDKDVPAVVLDRVLHSNVHYPSDYGFIPQSYYDDEDPFDVLVLVEDQTFPGCIIEARPVALMKMDDDGEQDDKVIAVPTEDPRYDHIEDLEDIPQQQLDEIDEFFSTYKNLEEGKEVETLGWEDKQAAMDAIEHAQDLYEEHFA, encoded by the coding sequence ATGACGAACCTCTGGGAAGACCTCGAGACGGGGCCGAACGCCCCCGAGGAGATCTACGCCGTCGTGGAGTGTCTCAAGGGCGAGCGCAACAAGTACGAGTACGACAAGGACGTCCCCGCCGTCGTGCTCGACCGCGTGCTCCACTCCAACGTCCACTACCCCTCGGACTACGGCTTCATCCCGCAGTCGTACTACGACGACGAGGACCCCTTCGACGTGCTCGTGCTCGTCGAGGACCAGACGTTCCCCGGGTGTATCATCGAGGCGCGCCCGGTCGCCCTGATGAAGATGGACGACGACGGCGAGCAGGACGACAAGGTCATCGCCGTGCCCACGGAGGACCCCCGCTACGATCACATCGAGGACCTGGAGGACATCCCGCAACAACAGCTCGACGAGATAGACGAGTTCTTCTCGACCTACAAGAACCTCGAGGAGGGCAAGGAGGTCGAGACGCTGGGGTGGGAGGACAAGCAGGCCGCGATGGACGCGATCGAACACGCACAGGACCTGTACGAGGAGCACTTCGCGTAA
- a CDS encoding rhomboid family intramembrane serine protease, producing MAKCSQCGEYENLPYQCRRCGQSFCAEHRLPENHDCPGLNEWNDPGGVFDSGVDDGGDGGRSGGVTDRVKSRIDRETGTGGLLGAFRGNMTYVFLGLMWVTFAAEFAVLFLANGTLFDDLFVLSAQNLIEGNVWTLVTSVFAHSPASFFHIAGNSIALYFFGPLVERYLGSKRFAIMFLVTGMVAGVSQIGTGLLLGGPLTAGVYGASGSIMAVMGFLSVVNPNLKVMLLLPPIPLKIRTITLLYAGLSVFGVLSGGDLGGIAHAAHLSGLLLGVLYANVADGRRGVPNQIGSGGGGLGGPGRGRF from the coding sequence ATGGCGAAGTGCTCCCAGTGCGGCGAGTACGAGAACCTCCCGTACCAGTGCAGACGGTGCGGCCAGTCCTTCTGTGCGGAACATCGCCTCCCCGAGAACCACGACTGCCCCGGCCTGAACGAGTGGAACGACCCGGGCGGCGTGTTCGACTCCGGGGTCGACGACGGCGGCGACGGCGGGCGGTCCGGCGGCGTCACCGACCGGGTGAAGTCCCGGATCGACCGCGAGACGGGCACCGGCGGCCTGCTGGGTGCGTTCCGCGGGAACATGACGTACGTGTTCCTCGGGCTGATGTGGGTCACGTTCGCCGCGGAGTTCGCGGTGCTGTTCCTCGCGAACGGCACGCTGTTCGACGACCTGTTCGTGTTGAGCGCGCAGAACCTGATCGAGGGGAACGTCTGGACGCTTGTGACGTCGGTGTTCGCCCACTCGCCGGCCAGTTTCTTCCACATCGCGGGCAACTCCATCGCGCTGTACTTCTTCGGCCCGCTGGTGGAGCGGTACCTCGGGTCGAAGCGGTTCGCGATCATGTTCCTGGTGACCGGGATGGTCGCGGGCGTGAGCCAGATCGGGACGGGGCTACTGCTGGGCGGGCCGCTCACCGCGGGCGTCTACGGCGCCTCCGGGTCGATCATGGCCGTCATGGGGTTCCTCTCGGTCGTGAACCCGAACCTGAAGGTGATGCTGCTCCTCCCGCCGATCCCGCTGAAGATCCGCACGATCACGCTGCTGTACGCGGGGCTGTCGGTGTTCGGCGTGCTCTCGGGCGGGGACCTCGGCGGCATCGCCCACGCCGCACACCTCTCGGGACTCCTGCTCGGCGTCCTGTACGCGAACGTCGCCGACGGCCGACGGGGCGTCCCGAACCAGATCGGCAGCGGCGGGGGCGGGCTGGGCGGTCCCGGTCGCGGGCGCTTCTGA
- a CDS encoding endonuclease V, with protein MPAPVRPEFLPDPALDREAMAALQRDIAAAATFADDLSFDPASVSLAADAPADAPLVAGVDQAFLDDRAVSAVVVLRGDEVVERTYAVTELSIPYIPGLLAFREGGPIVDALASLDTDPDLYVLDGSGRIHFRQAGIATHVGVLFDAPAVGVAKSLLCGTPDEDVDGRPAGWRTPIRADGRVDAPAGTVIGHAFQSRQYDGSPVINPLYVSPGHRVSADTATALVAALGGEYKLPEPTRLADAYADEAKRAVADGE; from the coding sequence ATGCCGGCGCCGGTCCGCCCGGAGTTCCTCCCCGACCCCGCGCTCGACCGCGAGGCGATGGCGGCGCTCCAGCGCGACATCGCCGCCGCCGCGACGTTCGCCGACGACCTGTCGTTCGACCCCGCGAGCGTCTCGCTCGCCGCCGACGCGCCCGCCGACGCGCCGCTCGTCGCCGGCGTCGACCAGGCGTTCCTCGACGACCGCGCCGTCTCGGCCGTCGTCGTCCTCCGCGGCGACGAGGTCGTCGAGCGGACGTACGCCGTGACGGAGCTATCGATCCCGTACATTCCGGGCCTGCTCGCGTTCCGCGAGGGCGGCCCCATCGTCGACGCGCTGGCGAGCCTCGACACCGACCCGGACCTGTACGTCCTCGACGGGAGCGGCCGGATCCACTTCCGGCAGGCGGGCATCGCCACCCACGTCGGCGTCCTGTTCGACGCTCCCGCCGTGGGCGTCGCGAAGTCGCTGCTGTGCGGGACACCCGACGAGGACGTCGACGGGCGGCCGGCGGGCTGGCGAACGCCGATCCGGGCTGACGGGCGCGTCGACGCCCCCGCGGGCACCGTGATCGGCCACGCGTTCCAGTCGCGCCAGTACGACGGTTCGCCCGTGATCAACCCCCTGTATGTGAGTCCCGGCCACCGCGTGAGCGCCGACACCGCCACGGCCCTCGTCGCGGCGCTCGGCGGCGAGTACAAACTCCCGGAGCCGACCCGACTCGCGGACGCGTACGCCGACGAGGCGAAACGAGCGGTCGCGGACGGCGAGTGA
- a CDS encoding SDR family oxidoreductase — protein sequence MTRTVLITGCSSGIGRASAEAFLDEEWTVYATARNPADIETLGEHDDCRIATLDVTDEGDVERVVDRILDEEGRIDALVNNAGYAQLGPVEEVPTDAVADQFDVNVYGPHRLIREVLPAMRRREDGAIVNVSSAVGRMSFPGGGVYAGSKYALEAMSDALRNEVREYGISVSLVEPGPVDTGFDERAESEVEGLERTGAYDFFHGLFEDYDAVGGGGGFLSVTPERVAEDVVDAASSTKPPARYPVGPMATVAEVGRLLPARVVDALWGLAAKFT from the coding sequence ATGACACGGACCGTGCTCATCACGGGGTGCTCCTCCGGCATCGGGCGGGCGAGCGCCGAGGCGTTCCTCGACGAGGAGTGGACGGTGTACGCGACCGCGCGCAACCCCGCCGACATCGAGACGCTCGGCGAGCACGACGACTGCCGGATCGCCACGCTCGACGTGACCGACGAGGGGGACGTCGAGCGCGTCGTCGACCGGATCCTCGACGAGGAGGGCCGCATCGACGCGCTCGTCAACAACGCCGGCTACGCGCAACTGGGACCGGTCGAGGAGGTGCCGACCGACGCGGTCGCCGACCAGTTCGACGTGAACGTGTACGGCCCGCACCGCCTGATCCGCGAGGTGCTGCCCGCGATGCGGCGCCGCGAGGACGGCGCCATCGTCAACGTCTCCTCGGCGGTCGGCCGGATGTCGTTCCCGGGCGGCGGCGTGTACGCCGGGTCGAAGTACGCGCTGGAGGCGATGAGCGACGCCCTCCGCAACGAAGTGCGCGAGTACGGCATCAGCGTCTCGCTGGTCGAACCCGGCCCGGTCGACACCGGCTTCGACGAACGCGCCGAGTCGGAGGTCGAGGGGCTGGAGCGAACGGGCGCGTACGACTTCTTCCACGGCCTGTTCGAAGACTACGACGCCGTCGGCGGCGGGGGCGGCTTCCTCTCGGTGACGCCCGAGCGCGTCGCCGAGGACGTCGTCGACGCCGCGAGTTCGACGAAACCGCCCGCGCGCTACCCGGTCGGCCCGATGGCGACGGTTGCGGAGGTCGGGCGCCTGCTCCCGGCGCGCGTCGTCGACGCGCTGTGGGGGCTGGCCGCGAAGTTCACCTGA
- a CDS encoding ArsA family ATPase, which translates to MSDIDVEAVDEIEEESGADAPADDPSRMGAEIDVQGAAGLADPDAPEYVLYGGKGGVGKTTCAAATALASAHDGVATLVVSTDPAHSLSDTLDTDIPARPSRIREDVPLYAAEIDPDAAMEEGMFGAGAATGEGADADGPGAAGGAGAGSGPDASPLGGLGGMGEAMGDSPLGGLLGGTMPGADEAAAMRQLLDHLDDPRFDRVVVDTAPTGHTLRLLQLPEILDSMVGRMMKLRQQFSGMMEGMKGMFGLGDGGPEEPDLDELRERITRLRETLQDPAKTDFRVVMVPEEMSVVESERLVSRLDEFSIPVNTLVVNRVMEDPREVAEFGPDVDPSWIVTPNLEDCEFCQRRWEVQQNSLAKATDLYRGRDVKRVPLLADEVRGEAALRVVAACLA; encoded by the coding sequence ATGAGCGACATCGACGTGGAGGCCGTCGACGAGATCGAGGAGGAGTCCGGCGCCGACGCGCCCGCCGACGACCCCTCCCGGATGGGGGCGGAGATCGACGTGCAGGGCGCGGCCGGACTCGCCGATCCGGACGCTCCGGAGTACGTGCTGTACGGGGGGAAAGGCGGGGTCGGCAAGACGACCTGCGCCGCCGCGACCGCGCTCGCGAGCGCCCACGACGGCGTCGCCACGCTCGTCGTCTCGACGGACCCGGCCCACTCGCTGTCGGACACGCTCGACACCGATATCCCCGCACGGCCCTCGCGCATCCGCGAGGACGTGCCGCTGTACGCCGCCGAGATCGACCCCGACGCCGCGATGGAGGAGGGGATGTTCGGCGCCGGGGCGGCGACGGGCGAGGGCGCGGACGCCGACGGCCCGGGAGCGGCCGGCGGCGCGGGGGCGGGTTCGGGTCCGGACGCCAGCCCGCTCGGCGGTCTCGGGGGGATGGGGGAGGCGATGGGCGACTCGCCGCTGGGCGGGTTGCTCGGCGGGACGATGCCCGGCGCCGACGAGGCGGCGGCGATGCGCCAGTTGCTCGACCACCTCGACGACCCGCGGTTCGACCGGGTCGTCGTCGACACGGCGCCGACCGGACACACGCTGCGCCTGCTCCAACTCCCGGAGATCCTCGACTCGATGGTCGGCCGGATGATGAAGCTCCGCCAGCAGTTCTCCGGCATGATGGAGGGGATGAAGGGGATGTTCGGGCTGGGCGACGGCGGTCCCGAGGAACCCGACCTCGACGAACTGAGAGAGCGGATCACCCGGCTGCGCGAGACGCTGCAGGACCCCGCGAAGACCGACTTCCGGGTCGTCATGGTGCCCGAGGAGATGAGCGTCGTCGAGTCCGAACGGCTCGTCTCCCGGCTCGACGAGTTCTCCATCCCGGTGAACACGCTGGTCGTCAACCGGGTGATGGAGGACCCCCGCGAGGTCGCGGAGTTCGGTCCCGACGTGGACCCCTCGTGGATCGTGACGCCGAACCTCGAGGACTGTGAGTTCTGCCAGCGACGCTGGGAGGTCCAGCAGAACAGCCTCGCGAAGGCGACGGACCTGTACCGCGGCCGCGACGTGAAGCGCGTCCCGCTGCTCGCCGACGAGGTACGCGGCGAGGCCGCCCTCCGGGTCGTCGCCGCCTGTCTCGCCTGA
- a CDS encoding pyridoxal phosphate-dependent aminotransferase, with protein MSYERPQFFHVMQYARAADRDVVDMVSGNPDWEPPAALRAGLREYADADPDDFQYPPSEGLLELREEIAARRGVDADRVVVTNGTGEANYLAMAAALDRDAGSEVLLADPVYPYYPGKADLFDAEATLVPAERDGSLDPERFREAASEETSLILVNTPNNPTGAVYSRETLRELADVAAEVDATLVVDEVYDHFDFTGEFESALTLDSDRVVVTTGYSKSMAITGFRVGYVILPEHLVDTAKTRHMLVNVATSRPPQVAVLNALRETDADYYADVRAMLRERVGTFTDALDAAGAEYARPDGGFYVLARFDDFPGTMANAKRLIDEAGVAGMPGETFGSARDEWLRFALVTPRVEEAATRLADYFG; from the coding sequence GTGTCCTACGAGCGTCCGCAGTTCTTCCACGTGATGCAGTACGCCCGCGCCGCCGACCGCGACGTGGTCGACATGGTGTCGGGGAACCCCGACTGGGAGCCGCCCGCCGCGCTCCGCGCCGGACTCCGCGAGTACGCCGACGCCGACCCCGACGACTTCCAGTACCCGCCCAGCGAAGGGCTGCTCGAACTCCGCGAGGAGATCGCCGCCCGCCGCGGCGTCGACGCCGACCGCGTCGTCGTCACCAACGGCACCGGCGAGGCGAACTACCTGGCGATGGCCGCCGCGCTCGACCGTGACGCCGGCTCGGAGGTGCTCCTCGCCGACCCCGTCTACCCGTACTACCCCGGCAAGGCGGACCTGTTCGACGCCGAAGCGACGCTCGTGCCGGCCGAGCGCGACGGCTCGCTCGACCCCGAGCGCTTCCGCGAGGCCGCGAGCGAGGAGACGAGCCTGATCCTCGTCAACACCCCGAACAACCCCACGGGAGCCGTCTACTCGCGGGAGACGCTGCGGGAGTTGGCCGACGTCGCCGCCGAGGTGGACGCGACGCTCGTCGTCGACGAGGTGTACGACCACTTCGACTTCACCGGGGAGTTCGAGTCGGCGCTGACGCTCGACAGCGACCGGGTGGTCGTGACGACCGGCTACTCGAAGTCGATGGCCATCACCGGGTTCCGCGTCGGCTACGTGATCCTCCCCGAGCACCTCGTCGACACCGCGAAGACCCGGCACATGCTGGTCAACGTCGCCACCTCCCGACCCCCGCAGGTCGCCGTGTTGAACGCGCTCCGGGAGACGGACGCCGACTACTACGCCGACGTGCGCGCGATGCTCCGCGAGCGAGTCGGGACGTTCACCGACGCGCTCGACGCCGCCGGCGCCGAGTACGCCCGTCCCGACGGGGGGTTCTACGTCCTCGCTCGCTTCGACGACTTCCCCGGGACGATGGCCAACGCGAAGCGACTGATCGACGAAGCGGGCGTCGCGGGGATGCCGGGCGAGACGTTCGGCTCCGCCCGCGACGAGTGGCTCCGCTTCGCGCTCGTCACCCCGCGCGTCGAGGAGGCGGCCACGCGGCTGGCCGACTACTTCGGGTAG
- a CDS encoding CinA family protein — translation MREFAGDPPVEERVGDALRDAGETVATAESCTGGLIGSLLTDVPGSSDYFDRSVVTYSYDAKLEALAVPREHLDREGAVSEPVARAMARGVRDTAGVDWGVATTGVAGPGGGTEEKPVGTVYVGVAYAGEWGSEESGATVARYEFDGSRTRIKERIARRALADLIEAVESRR, via the coding sequence ATGCGCGAGTTCGCAGGCGACCCGCCGGTCGAGGAGCGCGTCGGCGACGCCCTCCGCGACGCCGGCGAGACGGTCGCGACCGCCGAGTCGTGTACCGGCGGCCTGATCGGGTCGCTCCTGACCGACGTGCCCGGCTCCAGCGACTACTTCGACCGCTCGGTCGTCACCTACAGCTACGACGCGAAACTGGAGGCGCTGGCCGTCCCCCGCGAGCACCTCGACCGCGAGGGCGCCGTCTCCGAGCCGGTCGCCCGGGCGATGGCCCGCGGCGTCCGCGACACGGCGGGCGTCGACTGGGGCGTCGCGACGACCGGGGTCGCCGGCCCGGGCGGCGGCACGGAGGAGAAACCGGTCGGCACCGTCTACGTCGGCGTCGCGTACGCCGGCGAGTGGGGGTCCGAGGAGAGCGGAGCGACCGTCGCGCGCTACGAGTTCGACGGGAGCCGGACGCGGATCAAAGAGCGGATCGCGCGCCGGGCGCTCGCGGACCTGATCGAGGCGGTCGAGTCGCGCCGGTAG
- a CDS encoding metal-dependent hydrolase yields MNKKGHVLNAILLAIGLGYVLQPTGDVETFVTIAELFVPLVLGALFPDVDTAFGKHRKTLHNLPVLAVFLAYPIYFGNLRFVWIGVLTHYVLDVVGSKRGIALFYPLTKTEYGLPVGVTTSSKYADAFTVAITLGELAVLAAVQFFVVDLNTGAPREAVAALIAGLPI; encoded by the coding sequence GTGAACAAGAAGGGCCACGTGTTGAACGCGATCCTGCTGGCGATCGGACTCGGGTACGTCCTCCAGCCCACCGGCGACGTGGAGACGTTCGTCACCATCGCGGAGCTGTTCGTTCCGCTCGTCCTCGGGGCGCTGTTCCCCGACGTGGACACCGCGTTCGGCAAACACCGCAAGACGCTCCACAACCTCCCGGTGTTGGCGGTGTTCCTCGCGTATCCGATCTACTTCGGCAACCTCCGGTTCGTCTGGATCGGCGTCCTCACGCACTACGTGCTCGACGTGGTCGGGAGCAAGCGCGGCATCGCGCTGTTCTACCCGCTGACGAAGACCGAGTACGGGCTGCCGGTGGGCGTCACCACGTCGAGCAAGTACGCCGACGCGTTCACCGTCGCCATCACGCTGGGCGAGTTGGCGGTGCTGGCGGCCGTCCAGTTCTTCGTCGTCGACCTCAACACCGGGGCGCCGCGGGAGGCGGTGGCCGCGCTGATCGCCGGTCTCCCCATCTAA
- a CDS encoding PHP-associated domain-containing protein, whose amino-acid sequence MTVGRTRVDPHVKVLDERVVERARESGIDTLVYAPHFVRLPEIRERAARFSTDEVTVVPAREVFTGDWGNRRHLLAIGLSEPVPDFVTFEAALAEFDRQDAAVLVPHPEFMNVSLTRAEVGAYRDRVDAVETYNAKLFDRQNDRGVRIAEAFDLPAFGSSYAHLRGTVGAAWTEFEGDVRGEDALVEAFKRRTPRSVVKRTDPATRLRRLVEFAHLGIENSYGKLDRLFLSGMEQTHPRHIAYDGRFDDVAVY is encoded by the coding sequence GTGACCGTAGGACGGACGCGGGTCGACCCGCACGTGAAGGTGCTCGACGAGCGCGTCGTCGAGCGGGCCCGCGAGTCGGGCATCGACACGCTCGTGTACGCCCCCCACTTCGTGCGGCTCCCCGAGATCCGCGAGCGCGCCGCGCGCTTCTCGACCGACGAGGTGACCGTCGTCCCCGCCCGCGAGGTGTTCACCGGCGACTGGGGCAACCGTCGGCACCTGCTGGCGATCGGACTCTCCGAGCCGGTGCCCGACTTCGTCACCTTCGAGGCGGCGCTGGCGGAGTTCGACCGCCAGGACGCCGCCGTGCTCGTCCCGCACCCGGAGTTCATGAACGTGAGCCTCACCCGGGCGGAGGTGGGCGCCTACCGCGACCGCGTCGACGCCGTCGAGACGTACAACGCGAAGCTGTTCGACCGCCAGAACGACCGCGGCGTCCGCATCGCCGAGGCGTTCGACCTCCCGGCGTTCGGCTCGTCGTACGCCCACCTCCGCGGCACCGTCGGCGCCGCGTGGACGGAGTTCGAGGGCGACGTCCGCGGGGAAGACGCGCTCGTCGAGGCGTTCAAACGGCGTACGCCCCGCTCGGTTGTGAAGCGGACCGACCCCGCGACACGGCTGCGGCGGCTCGTCGAGTTCGCCCACCTCGGCATCGAGAACTCCTACGGGAAGCTCGACCGCCTGTTCCTCTCGGGGATGGAGCAGACCCACCCGCGCCACATCGCCTACGACGGCCGCTTCGACGACGTCGCCGTGTACTGA